One Bufo gargarizans isolate SCDJY-AF-19 chromosome 4, ASM1485885v1, whole genome shotgun sequence DNA window includes the following coding sequences:
- the SUCNR1 gene encoding succinate receptor 1 isoform X1 has protein sequence MLLYLRVMGHESINCSSSDCLLEKYYLSTVYSLEFIFGILGNSIVMFGYIFCMKKWTSGSVYLFNLCLSDFVFLCTLPLLIQSYTHGSWMYEVFLCYSNRYLLHANLYTSILFLTFISIDRYLIIRFPFKDHIMQKKKTAIVISVGVWIVVMLEIAPILFFIELRNNSQCLSYASSGMASYSLVYSVCLTVTGFIIPLCTMCIFYVKMAGFLKTRSQSLTTTFSLDKPLTLVSVAVMVFFLLFTPYHIMRNVRIASRMEGLQLSEEAMITINSIYVITRPIAFLNSVINPVFYFLMGDNFREMLLAKIRRCFKIMECPCTYDLKPNCNKSRGYTEDS, from the exons ATGCTACTTTATCTGAGGGTAATG GGTCACGAAAGCATCAACTGTTCATCAAGTGACTGCCTACTTGAGAAATACTACTTATCCACTGTGTATTCACTGGAGTTTATATTCGGGATTCTTGGCAATAGTATAGTGATGTTTGGCTATATTTTCTGCATGAAGAAGTGGACCAGCGGAAGTGTGTACCTATTCAACCTGTGCTTATCAGACTTTGTTTTCCTATGCACCCTTCCTCTACTGATTCAAAGCTACACCCACGGGAGCTGGATGTATGAGGTGTTCCTGTGCTATAGCAATAGATACTTGCTGCATGCCAATCTCTACACTAGCATACTTTTTCTAACCTTCATTAGTATTGATCGATACTTGATTATTAGGTTTCCTTTTAAAGATCATATTATGCAGAAGAAGAAAACAGCTATTGTCATTTCTGTTGGTGTTTGGATTGTGGTCATGTTAGAAATAGCGCcaattctgttttttatagaattGCGCAACAACAGCCAATGCCTCAGCTATGCAAGCTCAGGGATGGCGTCTTACAGTCTTGTATACAGTGTATGCCTCACTGTCACAGGTTTTATCATCCCCTTGTGTACCATGTGTATATTTTACGTGAAAATGGCTGGCTTTTTGAAAACCAGAAGTCAATCCCTTACAACAACCTTCTCTCTGGACAAACCTCTCACTTTAGTGTCTGTTGCTgtgatggtgttttttttattatttactccATATCACATCATGAGAAATGTCAGGATTGCCTCACGTATGGAGGGATTGCAGCTGAGTGAAGAAGCAATGATCACCATCAATTCCATCTACGTCATCACAAGACCGATTGCCTTCTTGAACAGTGTGATAAACCCTGTGTTCTATTTTCTTATGGGGGACAATTTTAGGGAAATGTTGCTAGCCAAAATACGGCGCTGTTTCAAAATTATGGAATGCCCCTGCACATACGATTTAAAACCCAACTGCAATAAATCAAGGGGTTATACAGAAGATTCTTAG
- the SUCNR1 gene encoding succinate receptor 1 isoform X2 — protein sequence MGHESINCSSSDCLLEKYYLSTVYSLEFIFGILGNSIVMFGYIFCMKKWTSGSVYLFNLCLSDFVFLCTLPLLIQSYTHGSWMYEVFLCYSNRYLLHANLYTSILFLTFISIDRYLIIRFPFKDHIMQKKKTAIVISVGVWIVVMLEIAPILFFIELRNNSQCLSYASSGMASYSLVYSVCLTVTGFIIPLCTMCIFYVKMAGFLKTRSQSLTTTFSLDKPLTLVSVAVMVFFLLFTPYHIMRNVRIASRMEGLQLSEEAMITINSIYVITRPIAFLNSVINPVFYFLMGDNFREMLLAKIRRCFKIMECPCTYDLKPNCNKSRGYTEDS from the coding sequence GGTCACGAAAGCATCAACTGTTCATCAAGTGACTGCCTACTTGAGAAATACTACTTATCCACTGTGTATTCACTGGAGTTTATATTCGGGATTCTTGGCAATAGTATAGTGATGTTTGGCTATATTTTCTGCATGAAGAAGTGGACCAGCGGAAGTGTGTACCTATTCAACCTGTGCTTATCAGACTTTGTTTTCCTATGCACCCTTCCTCTACTGATTCAAAGCTACACCCACGGGAGCTGGATGTATGAGGTGTTCCTGTGCTATAGCAATAGATACTTGCTGCATGCCAATCTCTACACTAGCATACTTTTTCTAACCTTCATTAGTATTGATCGATACTTGATTATTAGGTTTCCTTTTAAAGATCATATTATGCAGAAGAAGAAAACAGCTATTGTCATTTCTGTTGGTGTTTGGATTGTGGTCATGTTAGAAATAGCGCcaattctgttttttatagaattGCGCAACAACAGCCAATGCCTCAGCTATGCAAGCTCAGGGATGGCGTCTTACAGTCTTGTATACAGTGTATGCCTCACTGTCACAGGTTTTATCATCCCCTTGTGTACCATGTGTATATTTTACGTGAAAATGGCTGGCTTTTTGAAAACCAGAAGTCAATCCCTTACAACAACCTTCTCTCTGGACAAACCTCTCACTTTAGTGTCTGTTGCTgtgatggtgttttttttattatttactccATATCACATCATGAGAAATGTCAGGATTGCCTCACGTATGGAGGGATTGCAGCTGAGTGAAGAAGCAATGATCACCATCAATTCCATCTACGTCATCACAAGACCGATTGCCTTCTTGAACAGTGTGATAAACCCTGTGTTCTATTTTCTTATGGGGGACAATTTTAGGGAAATGTTGCTAGCCAAAATACGGCGCTGTTTCAAAATTATGGAATGCCCCTGCACATACGATTTAAAACCCAACTGCAATAAATCAAGGGGTTATACAGAAGATTCTTAG